CGATCGGCATCCGAGTCCGGATATTCCGATCTCAACGTCGCCGCGACGGCCTTCAGATCGGCGCCGGCTTGGACCATCGAGATTCCGGGACGTAGTCTCCCGATCCCCGTGAACAGTGGCTTACTACGCTGGCGCAGCGCATCGTGCGACGGTGCGGGGAGCACATCCTCGGCCATCATGCTCGGGATCCACAGATCCGGACCAAAGATTGCATTGACGCCCTTGAAAGCCGGCGGAGCGACGCCGACGATCGTGAATGGTCTTTCGTTCACATAGATCACGCGACCAATTACCGAACGATCACCTCCGAATCGGCGCTGCCACATTCCGTAACCGATCACCATAATCGGATCGGCACCGGGAGCGCGGTCTTCCTGCGCGCTGGGAAATCGTCCCAAAGCGGGAAGCATTCCCAGCGTCTCGAAATAGTTTCCGGTCACAAGTTCGGCAAACAGGCGATCGGGGTTCTTGCCTTCGGAAAAGCTGATTGGAATTGGCGAGCTGTAGCCGGCCAGGCTGGTGAAAGCTTTGTTCTTCTCCTGATAATCCTGGAGATCGAGAAAGGAGATCGGTTGTGGGTTGTTGGCATGAGAATCTGCGTTTTGCGGCACTGCATATACCGCGACCAAAGTCGATGGATTGGGGATCGGTACGGAGTTCAGAAAGAACGTGTTGATCACCGTGAACACCGCCGTGCTGGATCCGATCCCCAATGCAATGGTCAGAACCGCAACCATGGAAAAGCCAGGACTTCGGCGCAAGGTGCGTAGGCCGTAGCGCAGATCCTGTTCGCAGTCGCGCAACCACGAACCGCGAGTAGTAGCTGCGCTCGGGAAAGTTTCATGGCTGTGCTTTGGCTGTAATGTGTTTTTCATGCCCTGGCTCCATTTGTGGGCCGCAATTTCTTCTGAGTCAGTCGGTTTGAATCAATCGTTCGATTGATCCAGATGGCTGAGAAATTCCTCGATGTGTCCATGCATGCGTGCACGCAGCTGATCTGCCTTCACGCGTTGCTCGGGCGTCAATACGTCGTTGTAGATGGTTGAAATGAGGCGCTCCCGTTCGACGAACAATTGCGAAACTGTCGTCGCCTCTTTGTCTGCAATCGCGCGAGTCGTGGACTCATCAAAATCGCCCTTGGCATTCGCCGATGACATCTGATCGCAGCCATTCACAAGCTCGTGCAGAAGCGGAGTGATTCTGGGCCGCTCCGCATTCCAAATGCCTCTGATCTGGGTCTTCTGGGCATCGGTGAGGTTGAGTTCATGCGCGATGAACGCGGCAGGAAATCGCCCGGGCCCGTGAAAACCCCAGCCATGCTGGCCGATTCCAAATTCCGCGCCGGCTAGTCCGACCGCTCCTGCGACGATCAGCAGGACCGCTCCAACGAGATAGAAATTCCTTTTCATGTGAGACTCCTTGCAAAAAACTTCATAGCTATCTGACTACTGCGAGTGAAGGAGTGCGATAAAGATTGATTCAGCCAGATAAAGTTTTATAAAGATCGCCAATTCGAGCGGATCATCCGCTACCATCGGCGCAGGCGAGTATCAGAATGGAACGAATTCTCATCGTGGACGACGATGTCGGTCTCTGTGAGGTCCTCGCCGAACGCCTGGCATCCGAAGGATTTTCACTCGAAGCCGTACACGAGGGCATTCGCGGGCTGGAACGAGCGCGTTCGGGAGAGCACGCGCTGGTAATCCTGGATCTCATGCTTCCCGGACTTACTGGTCTGGATGTGCTCAGAAATCTGCGCCCGCACTCGGGCATTCCCGTGCTGATACTCACCGCGCGCGGGGAAGAGGTAGACCGCATTCTCGGACTTGAGATCGGCGCGGACGATTACCTGCCCAAGCCGTTCAATCCGCGCGAGCTGATTGCGCGCATTCGCGCGGTACTGCGCCGCACCATGCCGCTCGAGGCGGCGACGCAACGGCTGAGCGCAGGCGACATCTCGCTCGATCTGCCGGCACGAGAGGCATGGATCAACGAGCGCAAACTGCACCTCACCAGCGTCGAATTTTCCTTGCTGGAGGCCTTCTTGAGGCGAGCGGGGCACGTAGTCACGCGCGAGCAGCTAACCGAGACCGTTTTGGGACGCAAGGTCGTCGGACCCTTCGATCGCGTGATCGACGTCCACATCAGCAACCTGCGCAAGAAGCTTGGAGAGTCCCCGGCGGGAGAAAGAATTAAGGCAGTGCGCGGCGCCGGCTATCAGTTCGTGCCGCGGGCCGAACTGGGAAAGAAGTGAAGCATGCGCAGTCTATTCTTAAAAATCTTTCTCTGGTTCTGGGCCACGGCGATCGTCACGGGAATCGCTCTCATCCTGAGCTTCGTGCTGCAACGCGGCGGAATCCCCGAGCGCTGGCACGCGGCGCTGAGCGAGGCCGCCGGCATTTACGGCAAAGCCGCTGTCGGAGAGATGGAGCGGGGTGGCCGGCCGGCCATCACAGAGTATCTGGATGATCTCGCTCGCAGCGCTCACACCCAGGCGTGCCTCTTTGACCGAAATGGAACCGCGATTGCCGGATCAAAATGCGATTCCTTTCGCTTATTAGTCAGCCGCGCAGCCGAGTCAACGAGACATTCGGCTTTTGATATTCGCTATGGACTTGTGCGCGTCGCACTGCAAGTCTCAGGTAAAGATGGCGCCATCTATGTATTCGCCACGGAGTTGCCGGCTGGACCTCGTGCGGCTTTCGGGCCCGATCCGCTGGGAGTCGCCCTCCACTTCATAGTCGCGTTCGCAGTTTCCGGCTTGATCTGCTACTTGCTGGCGCGGCATCTCACCAAACCGATTGTGCAATTGCAAGCAGCATCGCGAGAGCTTGCTGCGGGGAACTTGGAGACCCGGGCCGCAACCGACGCACAGCGGCGCAGCGACGAATTGGGAGAGTTGGTCCGCGACTTCAACGTTATGGCAGAGCGGATCGAAGGTCTGGTCTCAAGTCAGAGGCAACTGATCTCTGACGTCTCTCACGAACTGCGTT
The Terriglobales bacterium genome window above contains:
- a CDS encoding ABC transporter permease, whose translation is MKNTLQPKHSHETFPSAATTRGSWLRDCEQDLRYGLRTLRRSPGFSMVAVLTIALGIGSSTAVFTVINTFFLNSVPIPNPSTLVAVYAVPQNADSHANNPQPISFLDLQDYQEKNKAFTSLAGYSSPIPISFSEGKNPDRLFAELVTGNYFETLGMLPALGRFPSAQEDRAPGADPIMVIGYGMWQRRFGGDRSVIGRVIYVNERPFTIVGVAPPAFKGVNAIFGPDLWIPSMMAEDVLPAPSHDALRQRSKPLFTGIGRLRPGISMVQAGADLKAVAATLRSEYPDSDADR
- a CDS encoding Spy/CpxP family protein refolding chaperone is translated as MKRNFYLVGAVLLIVAGAVGLAGAEFGIGQHGWGFHGPGRFPAAFIAHELNLTDAQKTQIRGIWNAERPRITPLLHELVNGCDQMSSANAKGDFDESTTRAIADKEATTVSQLFVERERLISTIYNDVLTPEQRVKADQLRARMHGHIEEFLSHLDQSND
- a CDS encoding response regulator transcription factor, with the translated sequence MERILIVDDDVGLCEVLAERLASEGFSLEAVHEGIRGLERARSGEHALVILDLMLPGLTGLDVLRNLRPHSGIPVLILTARGEEVDRILGLEIGADDYLPKPFNPRELIARIRAVLRRTMPLEAATQRLSAGDISLDLPAREAWINERKLHLTSVEFSLLEAFLRRAGHVVTREQLTETVLGRKVVGPFDRVIDVHISNLRKKLGESPAGERIKAVRGAGYQFVPRAELGKK
- a CDS encoding ATP-binding protein, encoding MRSLFLKIFLWFWATAIVTGIALILSFVLQRGGIPERWHAALSEAAGIYGKAAVGEMERGGRPAITEYLDDLARSAHTQACLFDRNGTAIAGSKCDSFRLLVSRAAESTRHSAFDIRYGLVRVALQVSGKDGAIYVFATELPAGPRAAFGPDPLGVALHFIVAFAVSGLICYLLARHLTKPIVQLQAASRELAAGNLETRAATDAQRRSDELGELVRDFNVMAERIEGLVSSQRQLISDVSHELRSPLSRLIVAMDLARERKGNDPAFDRMERDFERLSEMVGRLLTVARLDAASASVEMKSLNLGALVAEVVSDAEFAARERQRSVRFSGDKEVCVRGNGDLLRSAIENIVLNAVRYTAAETTVEVNLQTDRASVSAHLTVRDHGPGVPEKELHNIFRPFYRVANARDEQSGGAGLGLAIADKVMRIHGGTISAANAADGGLEVRIRIPIA